The Megachile rotundata isolate GNS110a chromosome 3, iyMegRotu1, whole genome shotgun sequence genome includes a window with the following:
- the fmt gene encoding phosphatase 6 regulatory subunit 1-like protein fmt isoform X3 produces the protein MFWANNYVSSPHIEALLNKENVSLYDLMDEEDILQECKSQNKKLVEYLTRSDVMEELVTLTTKEPSTEIEERWRYKYPNVACELLTCDVPTLNEKLADDDTLLAKLYSFIDTDQPLNPLLASFFSKTIGVLVARKTDQNWYSYQYTCLKVLDFLKSRQTCVDLLLHHLETSAIMDLVLKLVTQVEDTDMRQNILNWLHSQQLVQRLVKLLSPNSEASKHANAAQLLCDMITVAREHQRTSTKRTEPDPILNTLESTDTVCLLLETILTGEKLESSIVGGIQVLLTLLGQKANNAINEGDIHGNNIGDEVTDNEQRLKISSATLPYLEQLHKLLLDPPSKPAVKTTAGELKCPLGNTRLHVAKLFTTLMTTENVKIYESLVELGTFQTLLDLFFKYIWNNFLHTQVQLCLALAINCDFKDTNDIIYNNIFVKCKLIDRILEAWDDNDSKQNAENGIRQGYMGHLINIANNIVNQREKSEGLDKFLKDNVSSECLTKWENLVNTKLAKINKTHQIILGGMAQTFMTNSSENPDEYSSDSQEEFLQTQRSEQFYSNYVGQHMTSQFIENFGFHDDQFNDGDDALHEEDLDGKEDLFNKICQQKQKAGLEDCSAGVEWGDEGELTFQTVVDKRDWPSKQQHNDSNSSDEDEEDPYMHMEIDFTKFWAPTEPACTGTSIPEANPWAVVPPEPVESTGWANFDNFENTVSMENTVIVDNKLCDERKNKALDAITDQNKMETTSGNEVAVEAVSTNDMKIEDSNDSTVSHTETNVNHQSTEDNLYSGCTADKNANPSEIIDSTETKCEENVKTTEPESTTIQNEQTLNDHKVTCSEKNVSSEAVLPPTDAK, from the exons ATGTTTTGGGCAAATAATTACGTGTCATCGCCTCATATTGAGGCACTACTTAACAAAGAG AATGTTTCATTATATGATTTAATGGATGAAGAAGATATTTTACAAGAATGTAAAAGccaaaataaaaaacttgttgAATA tttaacAAGATCTGATGTAATGGAAGAATTAGTAACTCTTACAACTAAAGAACCATCAACAGAAATAGAAGAACGTTGGCGTTACAAGTATCCAAATGTTGCTTGTGAATTATTAACTTGTGATGTACCAACTTTAAATGAGAAACTAGCAG ACGATGACACACTTCTGGCAAAACTTTATTCATTTATTGATACGGATCAGCCTTTGAATCCATTATTGGCATCATTTTTTAGTAAAACTATTGGGGTCCTTGTTGCTCGTAAAACTGATCag AACTGGTATTCGTACCAGTACACTTGTTTGAAGGTTTTAGATTTTTTGAAAAGTCGTCAAACATGTGTTGATTTACTTTTACACCACTTAGAAACATCTGCAATTATGGATTTAGTATTAAAACTTGTTACTCAAGTGGAAGACACTGATATGCGGCagaatatattaaat TGGTTACATAGTCAGCAGTTAGTACAAAGATTGGTAAAGTTATTATCTCCTAATTCTGAGGCAAGTAAGCATGCAAATGCTGCACAATTGCTTTGTGATATGATAACTGTTGCAAGAGAACATCAACGTACATCTACAAAACGCACTGAACCAGATCCTATTTTAAATACTCTTGAATC tacAGATACAGTATGTTTGTTGCTGGAGACTATTCTAACTGGAGAGAAACTAGAAAGTAGTATTGTTGGTGGAATTCAAGTCCTCCTTACACTTTTGGGTCAAAAAGCTAACAA CGCGATAAATGAGGGCGACATTCATGGTAATAATATTGGAGATGAAGTTACAGACAATGAGCAACGCCTGAAAATATCCAGTGCAACCTTGCCTTATTTAGAACAACTTCACAAACTTCTTTTAGATCCTCCTTCT AAACCTGCTGTTAAAACAACTGCTGGCGAGTTAAAATGTCCATTAGGTAATACACGTTTACACGTTGCAAAATTATTCACAACTCTCATGACAaccgaaaatgtaaaaatttacgaGTCTTTAGTAGAATTAGGAACATTCCAAACATTATTG gatttattttttaaatacatatggAACAATTTTCTACATACTCAAGTACAATTGTGCCTGGCTTTAGCTattaattgtgattttaagGATACAAATGACatcatttataataat ATATTTGTCAAATGCAAATTAATAGATCGAATATTAGAAGCATGGGACGATAATGATAGTAAACA aaATGCAGAAAATGGAATTAGACAAGGTTACATGGGccatttaataaacattgcaaataatattgttaatcaGCGTGAAAAAAGTGAAGGtttagataaatttttaaaagataaTGTATCATCAGAATGTCTTACTAAATGGGAAAATCTTGTAAATACGAAATTAGCGAAAATTAATAAGACCCATCAAATTATATTg GGTGGAATGGCTCAAACATTTATGACAAATTCCAGTGAAAATCCAGATGAATACAGTTCTGATTCACAAGAAGAATTTCTTCAAACTCAACGAAGTGAACAA TTTTATTCGAATTATGTGGGGCAACATATGACATCGcagtttattgaaaattttggatttcacGACGATCAGTTTAATGACGGTGATGATGCCCTTCA TGAGGAAGATCTCGACGGAAAGGAAGACCTGTTCAATAAG ATATGTCAGCAAAAACAAAAGGCGGGCTTGGAGGACTGTAGTGCAGGAGTAGAATGGGGTGATGAAGGTGAACTTACTTTTCAAACTGTGGTGGATAAACGAGACTGGCCATCAAAGCAACAACACAATGATTCTAATTCGTCCGATGAAGACGAGGAAGACCCATATATGCATATGGAAATTGATTTTACTAAat TTTGGGCTCCAACTGAACCAGCATGTACCGGTACTTCGATTCCTGAAGCGAATCCGTGGGCTGTTGTACCACCAGAACCGGTTGAATCCACTGGATGGGcaaactttgataattttgaaaacacTGTCAGCATGGAAAACACTGTGATAGTAGATAATAAATTGTGCGATGAAAGAAAAAACAAAGCGCTGGATGCTATAACAGATCAAAATAAAATGGAAACAACATCCGGAAATGAAGTAGCTGTAGAAGCTGTTAGTACAAATGatatgaaaattgaagattCTAACGATAGTACTGTATCGCACACAGAAACAAATGTAAATCATCAAAGTACCGAAGACAATTTGTATTCTGGGTGTACCGCTGATAAAAATGCAAATCCAAGTGAAATTATAGATAGCAC AGAAACCAAATGCgaagaaaatgtaaaaactaCTGAACCTGAATCGACTACGATACAAAATGAACAAACCTTGAACGATCATAAAGTTACCTGTAGTGAAAAGAATGTGTCATCGGAAGCTGTATTACCACCAACAGATGCCAAATGA
- the LOC143264126 gene encoding NADH dehydrogenase [ubiquinone] 1 beta subcomplex subunit 1, giving the protein MTNLVKTYAQFIGALVVGYSVGWYFDRMETLRLTGYRDKSALFGRQLKPGEPPSWP; this is encoded by the coding sequence atgacaaATCTTGTAAAAACATACGCCCAATTCATTGGCGCACTAGTAGTTGGATATTCAGTTGGATGGTATTTTGATAGAATGGAAACCCTGAGATTAACAGGTTATCGAGATAAATCAGCATTATTTGGGAGGCAATTGAAACCTGGTGAACCCCCATCTTGGCCATAA
- the LOC105664181 gene encoding uncharacterized protein LOC105664181, whose protein sequence is MAKYTLRRIIKRYWAVTFFPAFAAITIYADWNHTRQWKKKLAEQGKLYINN, encoded by the coding sequence ATGGCTAAATACACCTTACGAAGAATAATCAAGCGATACTGGGCTGTAACTTTCTTTCCTGCATTTGCTGCAATTACAATTTATGCAGATTGGAATCATACCAGGCAGTGGAAGAAAAAATTGGCTGAACAGGGGAAGctgtacataaataattaa
- the LOC105664180 gene encoding uncharacterized protein LOC105664180, whose amino-acid sequence MDIIQIKSNKLDRITSSTEKCKCNCIEENMQNLKNCITIEKAAEANYTNVNQLKGDAANSFYNSLCICKTKYEETCEEHDVYYTNEIHKMHRLTPINEQNEDCRDSLTDLCYHGCKNGCSANVPTPQEVSEKVFKENWLQKLEDIRQKETVLRNKEISLQNRERALFKKEREIQIMECFWKQKLRQLDLYFKENKDLQHLLKECSVQKDNLESISNADSTEREKEESCFNDNSTERLNGIDISKRNFCTQNVPMQHVSCNQTEQLEKHTDNTGIICKDSHQEKSNTLNSSCCPVNTSTMKKVKNRSSLRNSIATKSTYSKSTYKSNNKAKRSSKIDYSDLDTTLSADIGDSSFVQTAQKFNPEMYRKPYIFTRSASERHIKHVNNKSSLNLETQNLNNPDEKSEALIGIEQDKVLERVTKNIVASRDKSTKFQHYGYMDQNIDSTNKMCRIENEKRYSYLNLETGNKLCSCRNSNKDLKERPVSWNEETNEWLQKKRKAYNMMIKKSRTENKENLECNAKVSSKSEKVVKKKDIKNRLFTIFR is encoded by the coding sequence ATggatattattcaaataaaatcaaataaattagATAGAATAACTTCAAGTACTGAAAAATGTAAATGCAATTGTATCGAAGAAAATAtgcaaaatctaaaaaattgcaTAACCATTGAAAAAGCTGCTGAAGCAAATTATACTAATGTAAATCAGTTAAAGGGAGATGCAGCTAATAGTTTTTATAACTCTCTCTGTATTTGTAAAACAAAATATGAAGAAACCTGTGAAGAACATGATGTGTATTATACAAATGAAATTCACAAAATGCATAGACTAACACCAATTAATGAGCAAAATGAAGACTGTAGAGATAGTCTTACAGATCTTTGTTATCATGGATGCAAAAATGGATGCTCTGCTAATGTGCCTACGCCTCAAGAAGTTAGTGAAAAAGTTTTCAAAGAAAATTGGTTGCAAAAATTAGAGGACATAAGACAAAAGGAAACAGTActtagaaataaagaaataagcTTACAAAATCGTGAGAGagcattatttaaaaaagaaagagaaatccAAATTATGGAATGTTTCTGGAAGCAGAAACTAAGACAATtggatttatattttaaagaaaacaaAGATTTGCAACATTTACTTAAAGAATGTAGTGTACAAAAGGATAATTTAGAATCAATAAGCAATGCTGATTCTactgaaagagaaaaagaagaatcCTGCTTTAATGATAATAGTACAGAAAGGTTGAATGGTATAGATATTAGCAAACGAAACTTTTGTACACAAAATGTTCCAATGCAACATGTATCCTGTAATCAAACTGAACAGTTGGAGAAACATACAGATAATACAGGAATTATTTGTAAAGATTCTCATCAGGAAAAATCAAATACTTTAAATTCTTCTTGTTGTCCAGTTAATACGTCTACAATGAAGAAAGTAAAAAATCGATCAAGTTTAAGGAATTCAATAGCAACAAAATCAACTTACTCCAAATCTacatataaaagtaataataaagcaAAAAGATCTTCTAAAATAGACTATAGTGATTTAGATACTACATTATCTGCTGACATAGGTGATTCTTCTTTTGTACAAACTGCACAAAAATTTAATCCAGAGATGTATAGGAAACCATATATTTTTACACGTTCAGCAAGTGAACGCCATATAAaacatgtaaataataaaagcagtttaaatcttgaaactcaaaatttaaataatcccGATGAAAAGTCTGAAGCACTTATTGGAATAGAACAAGATAAAGTCCTAGAAAGAGTTACTAAGAATATTGTTGCTTCAAGGgataaaagtacaaaatttcaaCATTATGGTTACATGGATCAAAATATAGATTCTACAAATAAGATGTGCAGAATAGAAAATGAGAAAAGATATTCGTATCTTAATTTAGAAACTGGTAATAAATTGTGCTCATGCCGAAACTCTAATAAAGATTTAAAAGAAAGACCAGTTTCTTGGAATGAGGAAACAAACGAATGGCTTCAGAAAAAGAGAAAAGCATACAATATGATGATAAAAAAGTCACGCACAGAGAATAAAGAAAATCTTGAATGTAATGCCAAAGTTAGTAGCAAGTCAGAAAAAGTTGTTAAaaagaaagatattaaaaataggTTATTTACTATATTTCGCTAA
- the fmt gene encoding phosphatase 6 regulatory subunit 1-like protein fmt isoform X2, whose amino-acid sequence MFWANNYVSSPHIEALLNKENVSLYDLMDEEDILQECKSQNKKLVEYLTRSDVMEELVTLTTKEPSTEIEERWRYKYPNVACELLTCDVPTLNEKLADDDTLLAKLYSFIDTDQPLNPLLASFFSKTIGVLVARKTDQNWYSYQYTCLKVLDFLKSRQTCVDLLLHHLETSAIMDLVLKLVTQVEDTDMRQNILNWLHSQQLVQRLVKLLSPNSEASKHANAAQLLCDMITVAREHQRTSTKRTEPDPILNTLESTDTVCLLLETILTGEKLESSIVGGIQVLLTLLGQKANNAINEGDIHGNNIGDEVTDNEQRLKISSATLPYLEQLHKLLLDPPSKPAVKTTAGELKCPLGNTRLHVAKLFTTLMTTENVKIYESLVELGTFQTLLDLFFKYIWNNFLHTQVQLCLALAINCDFKDTNDIIYNNIFVKCKLIDRILEAWDDNDSKQNAENGIRQGYMGHLINIANNIVNQREKSEGLDKFLKDNVSSECLTKWENLVNTKLAKINKTHQIILGGMAQTFMTNSSENPDEYSSDSQEEFLQTQRSEQFYSNYVGQHMTSQFIENFGFHDDQFNDGDDALHNSVVQLTTLAFTLSEEDLDGKEDLFNKICQQKQKAGLEDCSAGVEWGDEGELTFQTVVDKRDWPSKQQHNDSNSSDEDEEDPYMHMEIDFTKSCTGTSIPEANPWAVVPPEPVESTGWANFDNFENTVSMENTVIVDNKLCDERKNKALDAITDQNKMETTSGNEVAVEAVSTNDMKIEDSNDSTVSHTETNVNHQSTEDNLYSGCTADKNANPSEIIDSTETKCEENVKTTEPESTTIQNEQTLNDHKVTCSEKNVSSEAVLPPTDAK is encoded by the exons ATGTTTTGGGCAAATAATTACGTGTCATCGCCTCATATTGAGGCACTACTTAACAAAGAG AATGTTTCATTATATGATTTAATGGATGAAGAAGATATTTTACAAGAATGTAAAAGccaaaataaaaaacttgttgAATA tttaacAAGATCTGATGTAATGGAAGAATTAGTAACTCTTACAACTAAAGAACCATCAACAGAAATAGAAGAACGTTGGCGTTACAAGTATCCAAATGTTGCTTGTGAATTATTAACTTGTGATGTACCAACTTTAAATGAGAAACTAGCAG ACGATGACACACTTCTGGCAAAACTTTATTCATTTATTGATACGGATCAGCCTTTGAATCCATTATTGGCATCATTTTTTAGTAAAACTATTGGGGTCCTTGTTGCTCGTAAAACTGATCag AACTGGTATTCGTACCAGTACACTTGTTTGAAGGTTTTAGATTTTTTGAAAAGTCGTCAAACATGTGTTGATTTACTTTTACACCACTTAGAAACATCTGCAATTATGGATTTAGTATTAAAACTTGTTACTCAAGTGGAAGACACTGATATGCGGCagaatatattaaat TGGTTACATAGTCAGCAGTTAGTACAAAGATTGGTAAAGTTATTATCTCCTAATTCTGAGGCAAGTAAGCATGCAAATGCTGCACAATTGCTTTGTGATATGATAACTGTTGCAAGAGAACATCAACGTACATCTACAAAACGCACTGAACCAGATCCTATTTTAAATACTCTTGAATC tacAGATACAGTATGTTTGTTGCTGGAGACTATTCTAACTGGAGAGAAACTAGAAAGTAGTATTGTTGGTGGAATTCAAGTCCTCCTTACACTTTTGGGTCAAAAAGCTAACAA CGCGATAAATGAGGGCGACATTCATGGTAATAATATTGGAGATGAAGTTACAGACAATGAGCAACGCCTGAAAATATCCAGTGCAACCTTGCCTTATTTAGAACAACTTCACAAACTTCTTTTAGATCCTCCTTCT AAACCTGCTGTTAAAACAACTGCTGGCGAGTTAAAATGTCCATTAGGTAATACACGTTTACACGTTGCAAAATTATTCACAACTCTCATGACAaccgaaaatgtaaaaatttacgaGTCTTTAGTAGAATTAGGAACATTCCAAACATTATTG gatttattttttaaatacatatggAACAATTTTCTACATACTCAAGTACAATTGTGCCTGGCTTTAGCTattaattgtgattttaagGATACAAATGACatcatttataataat ATATTTGTCAAATGCAAATTAATAGATCGAATATTAGAAGCATGGGACGATAATGATAGTAAACA aaATGCAGAAAATGGAATTAGACAAGGTTACATGGGccatttaataaacattgcaaataatattgttaatcaGCGTGAAAAAAGTGAAGGtttagataaatttttaaaagataaTGTATCATCAGAATGTCTTACTAAATGGGAAAATCTTGTAAATACGAAATTAGCGAAAATTAATAAGACCCATCAAATTATATTg GGTGGAATGGCTCAAACATTTATGACAAATTCCAGTGAAAATCCAGATGAATACAGTTCTGATTCACAAGAAGAATTTCTTCAAACTCAACGAAGTGAACAA TTTTATTCGAATTATGTGGGGCAACATATGACATCGcagtttattgaaaattttggatttcacGACGATCAGTTTAATGACGGTGATGATGCCCTTCA TAACTCGGTTGTCCAATTAACAACATTGGCCTTTACTCTCAGTGAGGAAGATCTCGACGGAAAGGAAGACCTGTTCAATAAG ATATGTCAGCAAAAACAAAAGGCGGGCTTGGAGGACTGTAGTGCAGGAGTAGAATGGGGTGATGAAGGTGAACTTACTTTTCAAACTGTGGTGGATAAACGAGACTGGCCATCAAAGCAACAACACAATGATTCTAATTCGTCCGATGAAGACGAGGAAGACCCATATATGCATATGGAAATTGATTTTACTAAat CATGTACCGGTACTTCGATTCCTGAAGCGAATCCGTGGGCTGTTGTACCACCAGAACCGGTTGAATCCACTGGATGGGcaaactttgataattttgaaaacacTGTCAGCATGGAAAACACTGTGATAGTAGATAATAAATTGTGCGATGAAAGAAAAAACAAAGCGCTGGATGCTATAACAGATCAAAATAAAATGGAAACAACATCCGGAAATGAAGTAGCTGTAGAAGCTGTTAGTACAAATGatatgaaaattgaagattCTAACGATAGTACTGTATCGCACACAGAAACAAATGTAAATCATCAAAGTACCGAAGACAATTTGTATTCTGGGTGTACCGCTGATAAAAATGCAAATCCAAGTGAAATTATAGATAGCAC AGAAACCAAATGCgaagaaaatgtaaaaactaCTGAACCTGAATCGACTACGATACAAAATGAACAAACCTTGAACGATCATAAAGTTACCTGTAGTGAAAAGAATGTGTCATCGGAAGCTGTATTACCACCAACAGATGCCAAATGA
- the fmt gene encoding phosphatase 6 regulatory subunit 1-like protein fmt isoform X1 — MFWANNYVSSPHIEALLNKENVSLYDLMDEEDILQECKSQNKKLVEYLTRSDVMEELVTLTTKEPSTEIEERWRYKYPNVACELLTCDVPTLNEKLADDDTLLAKLYSFIDTDQPLNPLLASFFSKTIGVLVARKTDQNWYSYQYTCLKVLDFLKSRQTCVDLLLHHLETSAIMDLVLKLVTQVEDTDMRQNILNWLHSQQLVQRLVKLLSPNSEASKHANAAQLLCDMITVAREHQRTSTKRTEPDPILNTLESTDTVCLLLETILTGEKLESSIVGGIQVLLTLLGQKANNAINEGDIHGNNIGDEVTDNEQRLKISSATLPYLEQLHKLLLDPPSKPAVKTTAGELKCPLGNTRLHVAKLFTTLMTTENVKIYESLVELGTFQTLLDLFFKYIWNNFLHTQVQLCLALAINCDFKDTNDIIYNNIFVKCKLIDRILEAWDDNDSKQNAENGIRQGYMGHLINIANNIVNQREKSEGLDKFLKDNVSSECLTKWENLVNTKLAKINKTHQIILGGMAQTFMTNSSENPDEYSSDSQEEFLQTQRSEQFYSNYVGQHMTSQFIENFGFHDDQFNDGDDALHNSVVQLTTLAFTLSEEDLDGKEDLFNKICQQKQKAGLEDCSAGVEWGDEGELTFQTVVDKRDWPSKQQHNDSNSSDEDEEDPYMHMEIDFTKFWAPTEPACTGTSIPEANPWAVVPPEPVESTGWANFDNFENTVSMENTVIVDNKLCDERKNKALDAITDQNKMETTSGNEVAVEAVSTNDMKIEDSNDSTVSHTETNVNHQSTEDNLYSGCTADKNANPSEIIDSTETKCEENVKTTEPESTTIQNEQTLNDHKVTCSEKNVSSEAVLPPTDAK, encoded by the exons ATGTTTTGGGCAAATAATTACGTGTCATCGCCTCATATTGAGGCACTACTTAACAAAGAG AATGTTTCATTATATGATTTAATGGATGAAGAAGATATTTTACAAGAATGTAAAAGccaaaataaaaaacttgttgAATA tttaacAAGATCTGATGTAATGGAAGAATTAGTAACTCTTACAACTAAAGAACCATCAACAGAAATAGAAGAACGTTGGCGTTACAAGTATCCAAATGTTGCTTGTGAATTATTAACTTGTGATGTACCAACTTTAAATGAGAAACTAGCAG ACGATGACACACTTCTGGCAAAACTTTATTCATTTATTGATACGGATCAGCCTTTGAATCCATTATTGGCATCATTTTTTAGTAAAACTATTGGGGTCCTTGTTGCTCGTAAAACTGATCag AACTGGTATTCGTACCAGTACACTTGTTTGAAGGTTTTAGATTTTTTGAAAAGTCGTCAAACATGTGTTGATTTACTTTTACACCACTTAGAAACATCTGCAATTATGGATTTAGTATTAAAACTTGTTACTCAAGTGGAAGACACTGATATGCGGCagaatatattaaat TGGTTACATAGTCAGCAGTTAGTACAAAGATTGGTAAAGTTATTATCTCCTAATTCTGAGGCAAGTAAGCATGCAAATGCTGCACAATTGCTTTGTGATATGATAACTGTTGCAAGAGAACATCAACGTACATCTACAAAACGCACTGAACCAGATCCTATTTTAAATACTCTTGAATC tacAGATACAGTATGTTTGTTGCTGGAGACTATTCTAACTGGAGAGAAACTAGAAAGTAGTATTGTTGGTGGAATTCAAGTCCTCCTTACACTTTTGGGTCAAAAAGCTAACAA CGCGATAAATGAGGGCGACATTCATGGTAATAATATTGGAGATGAAGTTACAGACAATGAGCAACGCCTGAAAATATCCAGTGCAACCTTGCCTTATTTAGAACAACTTCACAAACTTCTTTTAGATCCTCCTTCT AAACCTGCTGTTAAAACAACTGCTGGCGAGTTAAAATGTCCATTAGGTAATACACGTTTACACGTTGCAAAATTATTCACAACTCTCATGACAaccgaaaatgtaaaaatttacgaGTCTTTAGTAGAATTAGGAACATTCCAAACATTATTG gatttattttttaaatacatatggAACAATTTTCTACATACTCAAGTACAATTGTGCCTGGCTTTAGCTattaattgtgattttaagGATACAAATGACatcatttataataat ATATTTGTCAAATGCAAATTAATAGATCGAATATTAGAAGCATGGGACGATAATGATAGTAAACA aaATGCAGAAAATGGAATTAGACAAGGTTACATGGGccatttaataaacattgcaaataatattgttaatcaGCGTGAAAAAAGTGAAGGtttagataaatttttaaaagataaTGTATCATCAGAATGTCTTACTAAATGGGAAAATCTTGTAAATACGAAATTAGCGAAAATTAATAAGACCCATCAAATTATATTg GGTGGAATGGCTCAAACATTTATGACAAATTCCAGTGAAAATCCAGATGAATACAGTTCTGATTCACAAGAAGAATTTCTTCAAACTCAACGAAGTGAACAA TTTTATTCGAATTATGTGGGGCAACATATGACATCGcagtttattgaaaattttggatttcacGACGATCAGTTTAATGACGGTGATGATGCCCTTCA TAACTCGGTTGTCCAATTAACAACATTGGCCTTTACTCTCAGTGAGGAAGATCTCGACGGAAAGGAAGACCTGTTCAATAAG ATATGTCAGCAAAAACAAAAGGCGGGCTTGGAGGACTGTAGTGCAGGAGTAGAATGGGGTGATGAAGGTGAACTTACTTTTCAAACTGTGGTGGATAAACGAGACTGGCCATCAAAGCAACAACACAATGATTCTAATTCGTCCGATGAAGACGAGGAAGACCCATATATGCATATGGAAATTGATTTTACTAAat TTTGGGCTCCAACTGAACCAGCATGTACCGGTACTTCGATTCCTGAAGCGAATCCGTGGGCTGTTGTACCACCAGAACCGGTTGAATCCACTGGATGGGcaaactttgataattttgaaaacacTGTCAGCATGGAAAACACTGTGATAGTAGATAATAAATTGTGCGATGAAAGAAAAAACAAAGCGCTGGATGCTATAACAGATCAAAATAAAATGGAAACAACATCCGGAAATGAAGTAGCTGTAGAAGCTGTTAGTACAAATGatatgaaaattgaagattCTAACGATAGTACTGTATCGCACACAGAAACAAATGTAAATCATCAAAGTACCGAAGACAATTTGTATTCTGGGTGTACCGCTGATAAAAATGCAAATCCAAGTGAAATTATAGATAGCAC AGAAACCAAATGCgaagaaaatgtaaaaactaCTGAACCTGAATCGACTACGATACAAAATGAACAAACCTTGAACGATCATAAAGTTACCTGTAGTGAAAAGAATGTGTCATCGGAAGCTGTATTACCACCAACAGATGCCAAATGA